A genome region from Pseudanabaena sp. Chao 1811 includes the following:
- a CDS encoding response regulator: protein MAKILLVEDNEMNRDMLSRRLMRRGFEVIVAVDGELGVITAESELPDLIVMDMSLPVLDGWEATKRLKQIPATCNIPIIGCSAHAMVGDRERGIEAGCDDYDTKPIEFARLLGKIERLLEKYARD from the coding sequence ATGGCAAAAATTCTGCTAGTTGAAGATAATGAAATGAACCGCGATATGTTATCGCGACGATTGATGCGTAGGGGATTTGAAGTAATAGTTGCCGTTGATGGGGAATTGGGGGTAATCACTGCTGAATCAGAGCTTCCTGATTTGATCGTGATGGATATGAGTTTGCCAGTTTTAGATGGTTGGGAAGCGACAAAACGCTTAAAGCAAATACCTGCTACTTGCAATATTCCGATAATTGGTTGCTCGGCTCATGCGATGGTTGGCGATCGCGAAAGGGGGATCGAAGCGGGCTGTGATGATTACGACACTAAGCCGATTGAATTTGCCCGATTATTAGGAAAAATAGAGAGGCTGTTGGAAAAGTATGCCAGAGATTAG
- a CDS encoding ABC transporter ATP-binding protein: MDKSSKTTLAIQQVTRRFGGLVAVNEVSFEVQENEIFGVIGPNGAGKTTLFNTITGLIAPSSGKVLYDGTEITNLRPHQIAKFGIARTFQNIRLFGELSALENVAIARHLSTTTGIWNGILGLPPTHKEEKQTYDRAYELLELVGLSDRTDVKAKNFSYGDQRRLEIARALALQPKLLLLDEPAAGMNPNEKGQLSDFIRSLRDRLALTILLIEHHVPLVMGLCDRIAVLDFGQLIAIGQPEIVKNDQAVIEAYLGDEG, from the coding sequence ATGGACAAGAGCAGTAAAACAACCCTAGCCATTCAACAAGTAACGCGTCGCTTTGGTGGATTAGTGGCAGTGAATGAGGTGTCCTTTGAGGTGCAGGAAAATGAGATTTTTGGTGTAATTGGACCCAATGGAGCAGGGAAAACGACTCTATTTAATACGATTACAGGGTTAATTGCACCTAGTAGTGGGAAGGTTCTCTACGATGGGACAGAAATTACTAATCTTCGTCCTCATCAGATTGCAAAATTTGGAATTGCCAGAACATTTCAAAATATCCGCTTATTTGGTGAACTTTCGGCACTAGAGAATGTGGCGATCGCTAGACACTTAAGTACCACAACAGGCATTTGGAATGGAATTTTAGGTTTACCACCCACCCATAAAGAAGAAAAACAAACCTACGATCGCGCCTATGAATTATTAGAACTAGTGGGCTTAAGCGATCGCACTGATGTCAAAGCCAAAAACTTCTCCTATGGCGATCAACGTCGTCTTGAGATTGCCCGCGCTCTTGCTTTGCAGCCCAAATTATTATTACTAGATGAACCTGCCGCAGGGATGAACCCCAATGAAAAGGGACAATTAAGTGACTTCATTCGGAGCTTGCGCGATCGCTTAGCCTTGACAATTCTCTTAATCGAGCATCATGTACCTTTGGTGATGGGACTTTGCGATCGCATAGCCGTGTTAGATTTTGGACAGCTAATTGCGATCGGTCAGCCTGAAATTGTGAAGAATGATCAAGCAGTGATTGAAGCATATCTTGGGGATGAAGGTTAA
- a CDS encoding response regulator, which yields MVMPNFQVLIVDDNEINRDMLARRLHRKDFNLSMASDGRAALSMVQVNRYDLILLDIMMPEVDGYAVLRYLKQDPSLRNIPVIIISALEEMDSVMQCMEIGADDYLTKPFDPEMLKSAINRCLPSRIQNPPHNLGSKTTDLSTFVPVDVGEQITAFNLPEDTTRGKSTNSITLDEVVLRIMQSGIINRKSYLYFSKAIYNNLFENVGLSEQEVYQIRSVFDAIQSGRIRVIDANYPSKL from the coding sequence ATGGTAATGCCAAACTTCCAAGTATTGATAGTTGACGATAATGAAATCAATCGAGATATGTTAGCCCGCCGCTTACATCGAAAAGATTTTAATTTATCGATGGCATCGGATGGTCGGGCTGCCCTATCTATGGTGCAGGTGAATCGCTATGACTTGATTTTGTTGGATATCATGATGCCTGAGGTTGATGGATATGCAGTGTTGCGATATTTAAAACAAGATCCTAGCTTACGGAATATTCCTGTGATCATCATTTCAGCCCTTGAAGAAATGGATAGCGTCATGCAATGTATGGAAATTGGTGCAGACGACTATCTGACTAAGCCCTTCGATCCCGAAATGTTGAAATCGGCAATCAATCGATGCTTGCCGAGTCGCATTCAGAATCCACCACATAATCTTGGTTCTAAAACTACTGATTTATCTACGTTTGTGCCTGTTGATGTTGGGGAGCAAATCACTGCCTTTAATTTACCTGAAGATACTACCCGTGGAAAATCCACCAACTCAATTACACTAGATGAAGTAGTATTGCGAATTATGCAGTCGGGCATTATCAATCGCAAAAGTTATCTATATTTTAGTAAAGCGATTTATAACAACTTATTTGAGAATGTAGGCTTAAGCGAACAAGAAGTTTATCAAATTCGTTCTGTATTTGATGCGATTCAATCAGGGAGGATTAGGGTAATTGATGCAAATTATCCTAGTAAGCTCTAG
- a CDS encoding branched-chain amino acid ABC transporter permease, translating into MAEFFNTYGFLIVSAIFGAILGISVYLPLMAGQLSLATPGFYALGGYIAAIASTKILPATTGTLPIWWVLLEMLAAGVISGLLAVILGIPVLRLRGIYLAIATIAFVEILRVVALNLEITGGAIGIFGIPQPFQSALEYLWIALPLLGLSMAFMYRLEKIRVGRALIAIREDELAADSMGINPTYYKVLAFTLAAILAGMVGAVSAHFLNTWNSRQGTFDASIIFLSFVLIGGSRTFWGPVVGGILLTALPEALRGIASTGVPAWLGQFLKDGRLIIFGVLIVVGTIFYPKGIITPEFLDWCKRKTRKIFIKHKQGA; encoded by the coding sequence ATGGCTGAATTTTTTAATACCTATGGCTTTTTAATTGTATCGGCAATTTTTGGAGCAATTCTAGGGATTTCCGTCTATTTACCATTGATGGCAGGTCAATTGTCACTGGCGACACCGGGATTTTATGCATTGGGTGGATATATCGCGGCGATCGCCTCTACTAAGATTTTACCCGCGACTACAGGAACTTTGCCAATCTGGTGGGTATTGCTCGAAATGTTGGCAGCGGGTGTAATATCGGGTCTACTGGCTGTCATTCTAGGGATTCCTGTATTACGACTACGCGGAATTTATCTCGCGATCGCCACCATTGCCTTTGTAGAAATTTTGCGGGTGGTTGCGCTGAATTTAGAGATCACTGGTGGTGCGATCGGGATTTTTGGTATTCCTCAACCCTTTCAATCAGCCTTAGAATACCTTTGGATAGCTTTGCCTCTTTTGGGCTTGAGTATGGCATTTATGTATCGCCTCGAAAAAATTCGGGTTGGACGAGCATTAATCGCGATTCGAGAGGATGAACTAGCGGCTGATTCGATGGGAATCAATCCTACTTATTACAAGGTATTAGCCTTTACCCTAGCAGCAATTTTGGCGGGTATGGTTGGAGCCGTGAGTGCACATTTCCTGAATACATGGAATTCGCGTCAGGGAACTTTTGATGCCAGTATTATCTTCTTATCCTTTGTCTTGATTGGTGGCTCACGTACTTTTTGGGGTCCTGTAGTTGGTGGCATTCTCCTCACGGCTTTGCCTGAAGCTTTGCGAGGGATTGCGAGTACTGGGGTTCCTGCATGGTTAGGTCAATTTCTGAAAGATGGGCGTTTAATTATTTTTGGAGTGCTGATCGTGGTTGGCACGATTTTTTATCCCAAAGGAATTATTACTCCCGAATTTTTAGATTGGTGTAAGCGCAAAACTCGCAAGATATTTATTAAACATAAACAAGGGGCTTAA
- a CDS encoding GuaB3 family IMP dehydrogenase-related protein, translated as MDIQIGRGKTARRAYGIDEIALVPGGRTLDPNVADTFWEIGGIRREIPIIASAMDGVVDVDAAVRLSELGALGVINLDGIQTRYDDPKPILEKIASVGVTEFVSLMQQLYAEPVKPELIKKRIREIKEKGGIACASSIPVNAFKYGLIAAEAGCDLFFLQSTVVSTTHIAAEGLVSLDLAKFCQEMPIPVLMGNCVTYDVTLELLRAGAAGVLVGIGPGAACTSRGVLGVGIPQATAVADCAAAREDFFKETGKYVPIIADGGLITGGDICKSIACGADAVMIGSPFARAAEAPGRGFHWGMATPSPVLPRGTRIKVGTTGSLEQILRGPAGLDDGTHNLLGALKTSMGTLGAANIREMQQVEVVIAPSLLTEGKVYQKAQQLGMGK; from the coding sequence GTGGACATTCAAATTGGGCGCGGTAAAACTGCACGCAGAGCCTATGGCATCGACGAAATTGCACTAGTACCAGGGGGAAGAACCCTCGATCCCAACGTTGCCGATACATTTTGGGAAATTGGGGGAATTCGTCGCGAAATTCCGATTATTGCTAGCGCTATGGACGGCGTTGTCGATGTCGATGCAGCAGTGAGACTGTCGGAGCTAGGTGCATTAGGTGTTATCAACCTCGACGGTATCCAAACCCGCTATGACGATCCCAAGCCAATCTTAGAAAAAATTGCCTCCGTGGGTGTTACTGAGTTTGTCTCACTTATGCAACAACTCTATGCTGAACCAGTTAAACCTGAGCTAATCAAAAAACGGATCCGCGAAATCAAAGAAAAAGGTGGTATCGCCTGTGCCAGCAGCATTCCCGTTAATGCTTTTAAATATGGTTTAATCGCTGCTGAAGCGGGTTGTGATTTGTTCTTCTTGCAATCTACCGTAGTCTCTACTACTCACATTGCTGCTGAAGGACTAGTTTCCCTCGATCTCGCCAAATTCTGCCAAGAAATGCCGATCCCTGTCCTCATGGGTAACTGTGTCACCTATGATGTCACCTTAGAATTGCTCAGAGCAGGAGCCGCAGGTGTACTTGTTGGTATTGGACCTGGAGCCGCCTGTACATCTAGAGGTGTACTCGGTGTGGGGATTCCTCAAGCTACAGCCGTTGCAGACTGTGCTGCTGCCCGTGAAGACTTCTTCAAGGAAACTGGTAAATATGTCCCTATCATTGCTGATGGTGGATTGATTACAGGTGGTGATATTTGTAAATCGATCGCCTGTGGTGCAGATGCGGTAATGATTGGCTCCCCCTTTGCGAGAGCCGCCGAAGCCCCCGGACGTGGTTTCCACTGGGGTATGGCAACACCTAGCCCTGTATTGCCACGCGGGACTAGAATCAAGGTTGGTACAACAGGTTCTCTCGAACAAATTTTGCGTGGACCAGCAGGACTTGATGATGGTACGCATAATCTCTTAGGCGCACTCAAAACTAGCATGGGAACTCTTGGTGCAGCCAATATCCGCGAAATGCAGCAGGTAGAAGTGGTAATTGCTCCTTCGCTCTTAACTGAAGGTAAGGTTTACCAAAAGGCACAGCAATTGGGTATGGGTAAATAA
- the pyk gene encoding pyruvate kinase — protein MAIPQHLTKIVATIGPASRSPEVFRKMVEAGITVARLNFSHGSYADHAKTIAMIREVSEELDVPITILQDLQGPKIRVGELSEAGLELVEGRSITLIPKNNPQQSDRPDQKSITIDYSYVAEEATIGTQILLADGIFELKVSGIEDNAVHCEVVKGGILTSHKGVNFPSLNLRLPSMTDKDRQDLEFGLAQGVDWVSLSFVRQAADVKLLRALIAEQGKSDVSIIAKIEKPQAIANLEEILAVVDGIMVARGDLGVEMPPERVPMIQKHIIRRCNEIGIPVITATQMLESMIQNPRPTRAEASDVANAIMDGTDAVMLSGESAVGAYPVQAVEMMTRIASEVEKDVQFANYPASRTDEVHAISEAIHAVSDVIDFRCIVAFTASGYTAILASKERLTIPIIALTPSINVYHRLNLVWGVKPLLLDQEVNSFEMVIQQVEAYLLGRNLAATGDRVLIVGGIPMGVKGGTNFLKIHILP, from the coding sequence ATGGCAATTCCTCAACATTTAACCAAGATCGTTGCCACAATTGGTCCCGCCAGTCGATCGCCTGAAGTATTTCGCAAAATGGTAGAGGCGGGTATCACCGTAGCCCGATTGAACTTCTCCCACGGCAGCTATGCTGATCATGCTAAGACAATTGCAATGATTCGAGAAGTATCGGAAGAACTAGATGTGCCGATTACAATTTTACAGGATTTACAGGGTCCCAAGATCCGCGTTGGTGAGTTGTCTGAAGCTGGGCTTGAGCTAGTTGAGGGTAGATCGATTACACTCATACCCAAAAATAATCCGCAACAAAGCGATCGCCCTGATCAAAAGTCCATCACAATCGATTATTCCTATGTTGCTGAAGAAGCTACTATTGGCACGCAGATCCTCTTAGCTGATGGCATTTTTGAACTCAAAGTAAGTGGTATCGAAGATAATGCAGTTCATTGCGAAGTTGTCAAAGGTGGTATTCTCACAAGTCACAAAGGTGTCAACTTTCCCAGTTTAAATTTGCGCTTACCTTCAATGACCGATAAGGATCGGCAGGATTTAGAATTTGGTCTAGCGCAAGGTGTCGATTGGGTTTCGTTGAGTTTTGTCAGACAAGCCGCCGATGTCAAGTTGCTCAGAGCCTTAATCGCTGAGCAGGGAAAATCGGATGTATCGATCATTGCGAAAATAGAAAAACCTCAGGCGATCGCTAATCTTGAAGAAATTCTGGCGGTAGTTGATGGGATTATGGTGGCGAGAGGAGATCTCGGTGTAGAGATGCCTCCTGAGCGAGTTCCCATGATTCAGAAACATATCATTCGTCGTTGTAATGAAATTGGTATTCCCGTAATTACGGCAACGCAGATGCTAGAAAGTATGATCCAAAATCCGCGCCCAACCCGAGCGGAGGCGAGTGATGTGGCAAATGCGATCATGGATGGTACGGATGCAGTGATGCTCTCAGGAGAATCGGCAGTGGGTGCATATCCTGTGCAGGCGGTGGAAATGATGACCCGCATTGCTTCTGAAGTGGAAAAGGATGTCCAATTTGCCAATTATCCTGCCTCCAGAACCGATGAAGTTCATGCGATCAGTGAAGCAATTCATGCCGTTTCCGATGTGATCGATTTTCGTTGTATCGTCGCCTTTACCGCTAGTGGATATACTGCCATCCTTGCATCAAAGGAACGACTCACAATTCCCATTATTGCCCTTACGCCTAGTATCAATGTTTACCATCGCCTCAATTTAGTTTGGGGTGTAAAGCCTCTATTGCTAGATCAGGAAGTGAATTCCTTTGAGATGGTCATTCAACAGGTAGAAGCTTATTTGCTGGGGCGTAATTTGGCAGCGACGGGAGATCGCGTTTTGATTGTTGGTGGTATTCCGATGGGTGTAAAAGGAGGCACAAACTTCCTCAAAATCCACATCCTGCCTTAG
- a CDS encoding diguanylate cyclase: MPEISESSLLIVDDDQMNRELLYRHLKNLGYDNIILADSGKRGLEIVDSQAIDLILLDMMMPVMNGLEVLDHLKSHQEWRVIPVIIISALDEKEMMLSCIQKGAEDYLIKPYDRVLLKARVRACLDKKMLHDREILHNQKLEAAYKELAIAYYELEIVKNELEALSHRDGLTGIANRRYFDTVLEREWNAAKREQKFLSLILFDVDYFKKYNDTYGHLAGDDCLCQIAIAASRVIKRPRDTLARYGGEEFAVILPDTDSRGASFCAEQIRFEIENLNIIHISSQINSYVTASLGISAINPHTEFTTSQQLIKEADLALYQAKREGRNCVKVWSNNG; the protein is encoded by the coding sequence ATGCCAGAGATTAGTGAATCTAGCTTGCTAATTGTTGACGATGATCAGATGAATCGCGAGCTTCTCTATCGCCATTTAAAAAATTTGGGGTATGACAATATAATTCTAGCTGATAGCGGTAAAAGAGGACTGGAGATAGTTGATTCCCAAGCGATCGATTTGATCTTGCTAGATATGATGATGCCAGTGATGAATGGATTAGAAGTGCTCGATCATCTCAAATCCCATCAAGAATGGCGAGTTATTCCTGTAATTATCATCTCGGCATTAGATGAAAAAGAGATGATGCTTTCCTGTATTCAAAAGGGGGCTGAGGACTATTTAATCAAGCCCTATGATCGGGTTCTTCTCAAAGCGAGGGTCAGAGCTTGTCTAGATAAGAAAATGCTGCACGATCGCGAAATTTTACATAATCAAAAACTCGAAGCTGCCTATAAAGAACTGGCGATCGCCTACTATGAGTTAGAAATTGTCAAAAATGAGCTAGAGGCACTATCCCATCGTGATGGTTTGACGGGAATCGCCAACCGCCGCTACTTTGATACAGTGTTGGAAAGAGAATGGAATGCGGCGAAAAGAGAACAGAAATTTCTATCGCTAATATTATTTGATGTAGACTATTTTAAGAAATATAATGATACCTATGGGCATCTAGCTGGGGACGACTGTCTATGTCAAATTGCGATCGCGGCATCACGAGTGATTAAAAGACCAAGGGATACCTTAGCAAGATACGGAGGTGAAGAGTTTGCAGTAATTTTGCCAGACACAGACTCAAGGGGAGCCAGCTTTTGTGCTGAACAAATTCGCTTTGAGATAGAAAACCTGAATATTATTCACATATCTTCACAGATAAATTCCTATGTTACGGCTAGTTTAGGAATATCGGCAATCAATCCTCATACAGAATTCACAACTTCTCAGCAATTAATTAAAGAAGCAGATCTTGCGCTCTATCAAGCAAAGCGAGAAGGGAGAAACTGCGTTAAAGTATGGTCTAACAACGGTTAA
- a CDS encoding DUF29 domain-containing protein, with protein MLEAIATEPINNQSVLYETDFYAWTQEQAELLQLGKLNALDITNLVEEIRSLGKQQKQELRNRLGVLIGHLLKWEYQPDFRSKSWRVTIREQRRRIKEHLLENPSLKSYLNQAVLEAFQDGIDLVLKETPLDEKDLPQECPYSIEQIFDSTFPSGIK; from the coding sequence ATGTTAGAAGCGATCGCTACGGAACCCATAAATAACCAGTCAGTTTTATATGAAACTGATTTTTATGCTTGGACACAGGAGCAAGCTGAGTTATTGCAACTTGGGAAGTTGAATGCCCTAGATATTACCAATTTAGTGGAGGAGATTCGGTCTTTGGGAAAGCAGCAAAAACAGGAACTCAGAAATCGATTGGGAGTTCTCATTGGACATTTGCTAAAATGGGAATATCAACCAGATTTTCGGAGTAAAAGTTGGAGAGTCACTATTCGAGAACAGCGCCGTCGTATCAAGGAACACCTGCTCGAAAATCCTAGTTTGAAGTCATATCTCAACCAAGCAGTTTTAGAAGCATTTCAAGATGGGATTGATCTAGTTTTAAAAGAAACACCCCTAGATGAAAAAGATTTGCCGCAGGAATGCCCCTACTCAATTGAACAAATCTTTGACTCTACCTTTCCAAGTGGAATTAAGTAA
- a CDS encoding L,D-transpeptidase family protein, whose translation MSQPNINHRRSLKIFSSLTLVASLLGIYAIANPDLNGYLPCLINCEAKAANELLNQDKAIASLINLKKLDKKAISLVIEKSKYKLTVYYQKKPIKSYAIVLGANPKDDKLRQGDKRTPEGIFRVKELYYHSEWSKFILLDYPNQDSWSKFLQAKARGEVKVNDDIGGEIGIHGVEKAQDWLIDRKINWTWGCISLKNKDVDEIYPLLQRGTIIQILH comes from the coding sequence ATGTCACAACCCAACATAAACCACCGCCGATCGCTAAAAATTTTTAGCTCCCTTACATTGGTAGCGAGTCTATTAGGAATTTATGCGATCGCCAATCCTGATTTAAATGGCTATCTGCCTTGCCTAATTAACTGCGAGGCAAAAGCAGCTAATGAATTACTCAATCAAGATAAGGCGATCGCGAGTTTAATTAATCTCAAAAAGCTTGATAAAAAAGCAATCTCCCTTGTGATCGAAAAATCTAAATATAAGCTTACGGTTTATTATCAAAAAAAGCCGATTAAATCCTATGCGATCGTGTTGGGCGCAAATCCCAAGGATGACAAATTACGCCAAGGTGATAAGCGAACACCAGAGGGCATATTTCGAGTTAAAGAACTTTATTACCATTCGGAATGGTCAAAGTTTATTTTGCTAGATTATCCCAATCAAGATTCTTGGAGCAAATTCTTACAGGCAAAGGCTAGGGGCGAAGTCAAGGTAAATGATGACATTGGTGGAGAAATTGGCATTCATGGTGTGGAGAAAGCTCAAGACTGGCTGATTGATCGCAAAATCAACTGGACTTGGGGATGTATATCTCTAAAGAATAAAGATGTAGATGAAATCTATCCGTTATTACAGCGTGGCACAATTATTCAAATTTTGCATTAA
- a CDS encoding Hsp70 family protein: MEYAIDFGTSNTVVARINEKLEIETVKLADYSSLIADNPPLIPSFVYVQDAVKEQVLIGQEVSDRGLDNKNTKGEPRFFKAFKRAIGSNVSMFVPEIDGCEVEFELVGEWFLKRIIDRLPDVDSLIFTVPVDSFESYRNWLGGVCEKLTVNQVRIIDEPTAAALGYGLSGGGETLLVVDFGGGTLDLSLVKLSLAPAQPESSQAKSPLGFLLKWGDRTVKNSSDANSQNSQTAKVFAKTGQNLGGIDIDNWIIDYFHKELGVPKNSLVTRLAERIKIALSSSESATEVYFNDQTFESYDLTLTRSQLNQILEQQKFFTNLDSALDRIRQQATRQNLDLDQIDAILLVGGTSQIPAVKDWALLHFPSEKVKADKPFEAIAHGAISQGWELKDFLYHSYGIRYWDKRYKKHNWHTIVKSGATYPLEKPVELTLGASIPNQPSIELVIGELGETNVEVYFEDQRLVTRVLEGKQVAVQILNENSKVIANLEPLGQTGSDRIKVFFQVDEKRTLRITVLDLLTKQDLLNNMPVAQLM; encoded by the coding sequence ATGGAATATGCAATCGATTTTGGAACGAGTAATACTGTTGTTGCGAGAATAAATGAGAAATTAGAAATAGAAACTGTCAAATTAGCTGATTACAGTAGCCTCATCGCGGATAATCCACCATTAATTCCTAGCTTTGTCTATGTACAGGATGCCGTCAAAGAGCAGGTGCTAATCGGTCAAGAAGTTAGCGATCGCGGCTTAGATAACAAAAACACTAAAGGCGAACCGCGATTTTTTAAAGCTTTTAAACGCGCGATCGGTTCAAATGTGTCGATGTTTGTGCCAGAAATCGATGGGTGCGAAGTAGAATTTGAACTAGTCGGAGAATGGTTTTTAAAGAGAATCATTGATCGGCTGCCTGATGTGGACTCGCTGATCTTCACGGTTCCCGTCGATAGCTTTGAGTCCTATCGGAATTGGCTTGGTGGAGTCTGCGAGAAACTAACCGTCAATCAAGTGCGAATCATTGACGAACCAACCGCCGCCGCTCTGGGCTATGGTCTTAGTGGCGGTGGTGAAACTCTCTTAGTTGTGGACTTTGGTGGCGGAACCTTAGATTTATCTTTAGTGAAATTGTCCCTTGCTCCAGCTCAACCAGAATCCAGTCAGGCAAAATCTCCCCTTGGCTTTTTATTAAAATGGGGCGATCGCACCGTTAAAAATTCCTCCGATGCTAATAGCCAAAACTCACAAACTGCTAAAGTTTTTGCGAAAACAGGTCAAAATCTTGGCGGGATTGATATCGATAATTGGATTATTGATTATTTCCATAAAGAATTAGGAGTACCTAAAAATTCTCTCGTAACTCGCTTAGCGGAACGGATTAAAATAGCTCTTTCTAGTAGTGAATCTGCGACAGAAGTTTACTTTAATGATCAAACCTTTGAGTCCTATGATTTAACTTTGACTCGATCGCAGTTAAATCAAATTCTGGAACAGCAGAAATTTTTTACCAATCTCGATAGCGCCCTTGATCGCATTCGCCAGCAAGCAACTCGCCAAAATCTTGACCTAGATCAAATTGATGCAATTCTCTTAGTGGGCGGAACTTCCCAAATCCCTGCGGTAAAAGACTGGGCATTACTACATTTCCCTAGCGAGAAAGTAAAAGCTGATAAACCCTTTGAAGCGATCGCCCATGGTGCAATTTCCCAAGGCTGGGAACTCAAAGATTTTCTCTATCACAGCTATGGGATTCGCTATTGGGATAAGCGATATAAAAAGCACAACTGGCACACCATCGTTAAATCTGGTGCAACCTATCCCTTAGAAAAGCCAGTAGAACTAACTCTTGGCGCATCGATTCCCAATCAACCAAGTATTGAGCTAGTCATCGGTGAGCTAGGTGAAACCAATGTGGAAGTCTATTTTGAAGATCAACGCCTTGTTACCCGTGTACTAGAGGGCAAGCAAGTTGCAGTCCAAATTCTCAATGAAAATAGCAAAGTGATTGCCAATCTCGAGCCTCTGGGTCAAACAGGTAGCGATCGCATTAAAGTCTTTTTCCAAGTTGATGAAAAACGTACTTTACGAATTACAGTTCTAGATTTATTAACAAAGCAGGATTTGCTAAATAATATGCCTGTTGCACAACTAATGTAA